The sequence below is a genomic window from Verrucomicrobiota bacterium.
TCGATTGTCTTGGCGACGGTGGCTTCCAATCACTTCCCACGCCGATCAAATAGGGAAACACCATTCGGCTGAAGTCCAACTCCCGTCCGAGCACCATGGGGAGGGACATCAATGGACATTGATAATCCGCGTCTGGGAGGGGATCCGCCGGACTTAGAATCTGGTGGAGTCCGGCGCTGCTGGACAGAAGGGAATGCAATTCGAGCGGGGCTTCAAGAATCACGCGGGCACCTTCTTGGGCGGCGCGCTGGGCGTAGTGAATGAATTGCAGAGTGTCTCCAAAACCCTGCTCGGTCTGGACCAGCAATGTTTTTCCTTCGAGCGGTTCCCCGTTCCAGCGTGGGGCATTGACGGTCCTGGGAGCCGGCAGCAATCCCGGCACTTGCCATCGAGCCTCATAGTCTAACCAGCCTTCCGGCCATTGGCCCAAGCTCAAGGCGGCGCAACCACGGTTGAAACGAGCCAGCGCGTAGGCAGGTTCCAAGGCCAGCGCGCGATTGAAACATTCGATGGCCCGCTTGGGGTCGCCAAGGTCTTTCCGGACGGCGCCGAGATTGCTCCACGCTTTCACGCTGGAGGGCATCAGGGCGCAGGCCTTTTCATAGGCATGAGAGGCCTGATCGAGCTTGCCGGCGCGATGTCTTGCCGATCCAAGGGTGAACCACGCGTCCCCGTTCGTCAGGTTGAGATTGAGGACCATCCCGCATTGAGTGGCTGCCTCGTCGAGATCGCCCGCGTCCAGATGGGTCAGGGCGAGGTTGATGCGAGCGGTCTCGCACGAAGCGTTCAGGAGGAGTGCCTGGCGAGCAGCCTCCGCTCCTTCGGCATAGCGCCCTTGCTGTCGCAACGCGGCCGAGAGATTGACAAACCCCGCGGGTTCGGAGGGGTTCGCCGAAGCGAAGCGCCGGGCCGATTCCTCGGCTTCCCGGGCGCGGTTGGACTTGAGAAGAAGGGAGACCCATTCCGAGGCGATCTGAGCGCTGGCGGGCAGCGCCTCCAAGGAGCGCAAGAGCGATTGTTCCACGTCGGCGAGCAAACCTTGACTCCAGAGCCCCCTGGCCTCGCCGAGGCGGGCATTTTCGTTGTGGGAATCGAGCGCAATGGCGTACCGAAAATGGGTCAAGGCCGCGCGAGGGTTGCCTTGGCGCAGCAGAATGAGGCCCGCGTTGGAGTGGGCGATGGAACTGGTGGAATCCAGCGAGAGTGCCTGTCGAAAGCAATGCAAGGCCTCTTCGTCACGACCGAGCGAGGTGTAAGCGGCGCCCAGATTGAGGTGAATGTCCGGGGAGTTGGGCTCGGCTTCCCTTGCCTTGAGGTAGAACTCTGTCCCGCCCTGGGCGTCGCCTGCGTGGACCAAAGCATTGCCCAGATTGAAGAGAACCGTGGTGTTGGTCGGATCAATCTTGTGCGCGCGGCGCAGGGCGGTGGTGGCATCGGCCAATCGCCCTTGCCATCCGAGCACCGCGGCCAGATGAAGATGGTAGTCCGCCACCCAAGAATCGATTTCGATTGCTTTGATCAGGGCGTTCTCCGCCTGATCCGGATATCCTGCCTGGTGGCAAGCCAACCCGGCGAGATGCCACGCGGCGGCGTTTTCGGGACGGCGTTCGAGGGCTTCGAAATAGAGTGGAACCGCCTCGGCGAACTGGCCCTTTTGATGGAGTTGAACCGCGCGTTCGAGCATGTCGTTCTTCTGGGACTCGATTTCGGCAGTCGTCGTCATGTTCATGATCGCCGCGGTTCGGCTGGCGCGGACTTGCGCGTCGCTCGGGAACTCGAAACTCACGAGTTCAAGACGCGAGACCGGGCCTGGGAGGGCGGCTCTATTCGAACTATCGGCGGGAATGGGGAAGGCTTTACTCCAGACCCTGATTGCGGCCTCCGGGTTGGAAACGCATCAGGCGAGACCGGTCGCTTTCCATCAGGGTGGAAAGCCGGGATTCATCACGGCGCGCGGCGCTTGTGATCGGCCTGTTCGATCGACTGCGAAATCAAGCTTGGGACCGACTTCGGCTTTTGGTTCCGGAGAATGGTCTACGACAATCCCAGGGCAACGAAGAGGAAACATCCTCCGGCGACCAGCCACCGCAATGCATTCGGGCCTTCGGGGTTTGGGGTGATGGCCACGACAGGTGGGGTGGTGGGTCGGGAATCAACCGCAGCCGGATGGGTCACGATGTTCTTGGGTTCCAGGCCTGGAGAGGTCACGGTTGCCCTGGGCGCTTCTGTGGACTTCGGGATTGGCCGGGCGTTGTTGAAGGATTCAGAGGGCTTGGGCGCGGTGGACGAGGATGGAATGGACGATGCGGCGGTATGGGGCGTGGTTTCCGGCGGGAGTTGGTTGGGCTCCCTCGGACTTTGCTGGGAGAACCGGCGGTGGCGAATCCTTGGGGACGGAGTCAAGCTTCTCGCGTGACGGAGGCGGTGCGACCGGCGCTTGGACAATCGCGGTGATGGATGGGGCAGAGGGGGGCTTGTTCTCGGCGGCAGTCGTTGGCGGCGGAGACGCGGGCGAGGCGGGAGGAGGTTGGACTTGGACCCGGACGACAGGCGGCACTGATTCTTTCCGTGGTGGAGGCTCAATTGGGGGTGGCGTTGCGAGGGTCGTTGTGGGTGGGACCTTGTTTGTGTTTTGAGCCGGAGCCGGGCTATTCCGACTGGCCACGGGCGCCGGCGCCACATTGGGTATGCTCGCAGGAACTTCAGGTGCCGAAACAGGCGGGGCGCGCGGAACGGGGGCCGCTAAAGCGACCGGTGCTTGGAAGGAAGCAATTTCGCCCGGCTCCCCAACCACTTTGAGGCTCCACGAAACCCAGCTGTGATCACGGGATTCCATCGACAGCATCAAGGGATTGCGAACGCGGCGCGAGGTTCCGGATTGGGAGGCCAGAATGTCGTTGAGGGCCATGTCCCAAGGCGAGCCTTGCACCTTCGACTGTCCGTCGGTGAAGAGATACACCGAAATCGCGCTCATTTCGGCGCGGGCGCGTTCTAGAGCGGGAAAAACGCGGTCCAAGCGAGATGACCGCTCGGTGCGCAGATTGCGCAGAAAGGAGGTCAGTCGATGAGCGATCGCTTGTTCCAGCTCAGGCATCCAAACTTGGGGATTTACCGGGCGAAACTGAATCTCAGGGCCGAAGGTCCAAACCTCGAGCAAGTCCCCGGTCTTGATTCGTCCATTCAAACCTTCCTTCAAGATCTGCTCGATGGCCTCCCGCGTGGGCGCGGCGTGGCGGGCCATGGGAAGCGCTTGGTCGATGATGAAAATGTGGCGTTGGGAAGGCGCGAACGAAGCCGGGGAAGGTTCTTGCCCCCTCGCGTGAAAGGCTGCGGCACACCACATCCAGAGCCAGAGAAGTGAACTTCGTGCCCGTCTCCCGAGGGGGTTGAATCCCGCGTCCATGACCCCACTGTAGCGAAGCGCCTGCAATTTCCAATCCACAATTCGCACCTTGAGCGGTGCATCCGCAAGTTGCCGGGGCGCGCCGTTCACGGCGCTTCCGCTCCTGCCCATCTGCCGCAGCGATCTCCTCCCGCTCATGGCCCGCCCTGGCAGCACCCTGGCCCGTTGAACTTGCCATACCCCTTTGAAGCCACGCGCAGAAGCGGCTGAACGCGGCGCCCCGGTGCTGGATCCCGTGTTTCGAGGGGGCGAATTCGCCCGAGGCGGTTGAAGTTCAATACCAGGCCCGCAACCGCACCTCCACTCCGGCGTCAGTTCCCACCAACCGCTTGAAGGCGTTCACATCCGAGTCCCGATGATGATAAGGATACACCATGCGCGGGCGGAACTCGCGGACAGCGCTTGCCGCGCGATCCACACTCATCGTGAAGGGGAGATTCATGCAGACAAAGGCCACCTCGATGTTCCGCAGTGCCCGCATCTCCGCGACATCCTCGGTGTCGCCACTGATGTAAAGCCGGCGTCCTCCGACCGTAACCACGTATCCGTTCCCGGCCCCTTTGGGATGCCTCGCGTTATAGGCAGGCACGGCTTCCACCTGGATGCCGTGCACGTTCGTCGTGGCGCCATTGGCAAGCGGGATGGTCTGGGCGCGCAGGGCGGGAGAGAGGCTGCTCGACACCGCCGCCGGGGCGATGATCAATGTTTCCGCGACTCGCACACCGTTGAGGGTTGCGCTGTCAAAATGGTCGCCGTGACCGTGGCTGACGAGGATGAGATCAGGACGCGGAAAGGAGGCGTAGAGCGATGCTCCGCCGACCGGATCATTATAAACCGTCTTTCCGTTCCAGCGAAACACGAAGCTCGCGTGGTTGACGGGCCGGATCACGACGTCGCCGCTCTCCGTGGCCTAGTGATCGCCCAGGAAGGGATTCGCTTCGGCCAACTGCTGGATCCGGTAGTACCGCTCGCGCCGAACCGGGAGGGATGTGTCGATAGACTCCGATGACGCCGCACCTCTGAAACTGTTGAGCGTGCTCCACTGCACCAGATTCTCCGAATACTCCAGCCGGTAGGATGAGTCGGCGACGGTCTTCATGCGCAGCCGCACTTCGGAGGGACTCATGAATTCGGCGGAGAGGAACGCGGGTGATTCCTGGGCGACGACGGAACCGATCCCGAACCCGGTCGCGCAGGCCAGGGCTGGAATGAACGGGAGAATGTGCATGCCGTGATCCTCGCCCGGGGGGCGGCACCGCTCCAGCATGATCCTTCCTGAAAATGCTTTTTAGTTCGCGGCCGCCGTCTCAGCCGGTTGAGGGGGATCTCCACGCGCCGCTTTCTTGATCCATTCCGCAAGTTCATCCGGCTTCCATTCGTTGCCAATCAGAACATGTTGGATGCGTCCCGCCGGATTGACGACCACGGTGCGCAAGTTGTGGTTGAAGTTGATCGTTCCTCCTTCGCGGCTGAAGGCCAGTCCGAATTGCTCCGTGATCGCGTCGATGTCGATCAAGGCTCCGGTGGCGAACGACCAGTGCTTGGGTTCGTAGTTGTAGCGCCGGGCGTAGGTTTGAAGGACTTGAGGCGTGTCGTAGGCGGTGTCGAAAGTGATCGAGAGAAAGTGCGTGGAAGCCAGCAGATCAGGCTGCGCGCGAAGTTGCTGGTAGGTTTGATGGAAGTGTTCTGACATGCGCGGGCAGAACACAGGGAACGGGCAGCGGGTGAAGATAAACGTGAAGGCCAGGGTCTTGCCGCGAAAATCGGATAATCTGAAGCTTTTTCCCAGCTCGTTGGTGAACGGATAATCCGGCATGAGGTCGCCCACCTTCAAAGGTTCCACGTCCCGCACCCTTCGAAAACCGGGTTCCGGAGCGACGGCGTTGACTTGGTTTTCGCGAGAAATGACTTCCAGTTCGTCGATCCACCCATCGTCCTCGGTGACCCGGAGTTGAAATTTCACCCTGTCTCCGCTCGTCACGTCTTTCAGCAGCTCCGGATTCCTGACTTCAAAGGGCATCGTCATGGCTTGCATGTATCCGGGGATCTCATCGTGTTTGATGACGACGGTTTTGCCGTCCACCTTGACCTCACGCACGATTCCGGTGACCGAGTAAGCTTTGGCCTCCGCCACCTGGTTCGTGGCGGGCGAGGTCGTGGCGGCGGGGGGGGGCGGTGGGCTGCAGGCTGAGAGCGCAAGCGTGAGGATGCCGACGCCTGCCCAATGTTTCCAGAATCGCATGCACCCAATCTTGTCGAGGCGGGCGTGCAAGGCAAGCGGCTCGATTTCAGGGCCGTGTCCCCAAGGCAAGCGGCTCGATTTCAGGGCCGTGTCCCAACCTGCCGCACCCGTTCGATCTTGTGGATTGCCTCCCTCACTTGAAGTTGACGGTGGCTTTGGCGTCTTCCTTGTAACGGACCTCCCGGCTGCCGGTCACCTCCGTGCCTTTCAGGTATTGAGCGCGATTCAAGAGGGTGCCGTCCGGACGGAGTTCGTAGGTGGACCGAACTTCCGTGATGCCTTGGGTGCTGCCGAACACCTTCTCGACCGCGGTCAGGATCTTGTTGGTGAAGGTCATGGTTCCCACATTGTAGAAGCCCTCCGTGCTGAAGTAGTGGTATCGAATCTGTTGCTTCTCGGTGTCCCACACAATGAAACTTTCGCCTCCCTACAAACCGTCATTGATCGAATGCAGCACGCGAACGGCCTTGCCATTGAGGGCTCGCTCCCACTTGGCAATGTCGACGACGGGCTTCTCGGGGGTCGAGTCTTTGAACTCGCCCCGCCACGTTTTTCCGAGGAAAGGGCGGAGAACTTCGAGTTTTTCGTCGAGCGCGGCGGGTTCGGCCGAAAAAACCGCGAGGACGGCGAGGAAGGCGGCGAACAAGGTGGAGCATGGGCGGCAAGCGCGATGAAGTTTCATGGCGGACAGCTTAGATCAAATCGAAGCGCCTGGATTGGAAAAATGTTACCTTAGTCTGTCAGCGGGACAAAACGGGCGTCGGCCCCTGGAGATCGGAGGTAAGCCGAGGGCGTCATGCCCGAGAAGGACTGGAAATCGTGGATGAAATGGGCCTGATCGAAATATCCGCAAGCGGCCGCGAGGCCGGCTCCGTCAACCGGGAGACGGCGGTTTTGCATGTGAGCCAGAGCGAACTGAAATCGCTGCAACCGCGCAAAAGTTTTGGGGGTCAAACCGACGGATTGTTGAAATCGGCGGATGAAGTGTTTGTGACTGAAGCCCGACGCCTTCGCCAGTTCGACGATGGGGGGCGTCGGTCCGGCCGAGGCAAGGCGAAGCACCGTCGCCTGGACCGCCGGATCGAATCGCATTCCCTTCGCAAGGCGCTTTTGGAGGAATTCTTCCAGGATGTCGAAACGTCGAGCCAACATCGAGCATTCGAAGAGGCGTTCGCGAAGCTCCGTCCCTTCGGATGTCCAGAGTTGGTCGACTTCAACCAGTTGCCCGGCCAGTTCATCGGCGGGTCCAAGGAGGAAGGGGGCGAGGCCGCCGGGTTTGAAATGCGCGCCCATCATCGTGGCATGAGGCAGGACGTCGATGAGCGTCGGACGCGACAAGAGCCCGCAGATCCAAGCGCGCCGGACCGACTCCCGCCGGCGCGGATTCGCCGGATCGAATCGATGGCGGGGGGTGTCCTCGAATTGGATCACGAGATCGGCGCCGCCGTCGGGGAGCACGCATTCCCGGGTGTGGTCAAATCCTCCACCGGAGAACAACCACAGCCGATCGACGAACAGGCCCACGGGAGCCGCGGGATTTCGGCTGTGGAAGGTCATGGCGGCAGCGCGGCCGAGTCCGGAGTGCCTGCCGGAGAGGCGGCCTTAGTCTTCGGAGAATAGATACTCGAGGTCGTTGGTGGAAAGCGAGCGCGCGAATCCTTCTTCGCCGAGAACGTCGGCGATGGTCTGGGCCTTGCGCTGCTGGAGTTCCCAGATCTTTTCCTCGACGGTTCCGGGGGCGATCAACCGGTAGGCGTTGACCGTGCGGGTCTGGCCGATGCGGTGTGACCGGTCGATGGCCTGGGCCTCGACGGCAGGATTCCACCAGGGATCATACAGGACGACGTAGCTCGCGGTGGTGAGGTTCAAGCCGGTCCCCGCCGCGCGCAGGCTCAAGAGGAAGACCGAGGCGTTGGGATCATTCTGGAAGGCGTTGACGACGTCCTGCCTTTGCTTGGTCTCGCCCGTGAGGATATGCAAAGGAATTTCGCGCAATCGGCATTCCGTCTCGATGAGCTGGAGCATTTGCACGAACTGGCTGAAGATGAGGACCTTTTGTCCCTCGGCAAGCAGGGGTTCAAGCAGTTCGAGCAGGGTCTCGGTCTTGCCTGACGGCGAGGCGTTGCCTACGAGTTGTGGGTGGCAGCAGATTTGGCGCAGCCGGGTGAGGGCGGCCAGAACATGGATCTTGCTTCGCGCCAGGCCTTTTTCCGCCATGGTTTTGAACACCTGCTCCCGGCTGCGGCGCAGTTCGGCCAGGTACAATTTGCGCTGCTCGTCCCCGAGCACGCAGTCGCGGCGCTCTTCGATGCGGTCTGGCAGATCCTTGGCCACTTGCTTTTTCAAGCGCCGCAGCATGATGGGCCGGATGCGGGCGGAGAGGCGGCGGCGGGCAATCTTTTGCTGGAAATCGGCACCTTCGCCCTTGGGTTCATAGCGTTCGGCGAACTGGGCTTGGTTGCCGAGGTATTGAGGCTGGACGAAATCCACGATCGACCAGAGGTCGAGCAGTCGGTTCTCGAGCGGAGTGCCGGTGAGAGCCAGCTTGTGCTCCGCTTGCAGCTGTTTGACCGAGAGAGTGACTTGGGCGGTGGGATTCTTGATGTATTGGGCTTCGTCCAGAATGAGCGCCCGGAAATCGAATTTTTGAAGGCCCTCGAGATCACGCCGCAGCAGCGAATAATTGGTGACGATGAGATCGTGCTGGGGGATTTGCTTGCGCAGACTGTGCCGCGCGGCGCCGCTCTCGAGGACCAGGACTTTGAGCTCGGGGGTAAAACGCTCCGCTTCGCGCCGCCAGTTGTGAAGCACCGAGGCGGGGCAAATCACCAGGCAGGGTTTGTGTTTCTTGGGATTCTTGGCTTTCAGCCAGGCGAGCCAGGACAACGTTTGCAGTGTTTTTCCAAGGCCCATGTCATCGGCCAGGACGGCCCCGAGGTTCAATTCGGCGACATGGCAGAGGAAGTCGTATCCATCCTTTTGATACGGGCGCAAGTCCGCTTTGACCAACCCTGGCAGGTCTGTGGGTTCGATGCCGGAGAAGTCCTTGAGCCGGGCTCTCAGCTTCTTGACTTCTGGCTGGTCCCCAAACGGGATCAGGGTGCGCTCGTCCAATTGGCTCGCATTGACCAGAGCCGTGCGCTGCTCGTCCGGGCTGAGATTCTCCAAGCCTAGGTCGGCCATCGTTTCGTGCGCCGCCTGAACCGCGTCGGTGTCCAGTTCGAGCCAGCCGCTGTCGGGCAATTTGATGAACCGGCCGGTGGCGGATTGGAGTTGTTCCAGGTCCGCCCGGGTGAGCTTCATCCCTTCGACCTCCCATTCGGCGGACACCGCGAGCCAGTCGATGCCGCTGCCCTTCATGATCAGCTTGGGCTTGACCTTGCGCGGACTGAGGAAAAGCCGCTGGAAAGGGGGATTGCCGAGGAACTCGGCTTCGCGCGGACGGTCCATCCAGGTCATGGCGAGCGCGCTGAGGAAGGCTTCCGTGGCGTCGCCCACCCACAGCCCGGGTTCAGGAGTGAACCAATCGAGCCGTCGCAGCCAGTAAGTGGCGGCCTCCAACCGGGGATCGTCGAGGATCTCGGGTTTGTCGCCATTGACGCTTTTGCGCTGGTACTCCTGCCAATCGTGTCCGTTCCACTGCCATTGCGACCCGTCCCGTTCGCTTCTCGCGAGCAGGCGAAGCCGGATGATGTCGTCGGCCAGTTCGAACATGAATTGGGGCTTGGCCCGGTGAGACACGCAGTAGGCAGCCCATTTTTCGGAGGAGAAGCCGTCCTCTTTGCGGAGCTGGTTAAGGATCCGGTGATTGAGGCGGCGAATGGGAGTCATGGGCCGCTCGGCCCACTCTTGAAGCAAGCCCGGTGGCGGGGCGTTACGGATCAAGTAAATCGAATGGCCTACCAGTGCGAGCAGAGGCTGCCCGACAAAAAACTTAGCCTCGGTCAAGGAAAAGAACTGTTGCTGTCCTGAAAGCGCGAGGCGATGACCGAGGAATAATTCACCTTCATGGGTCAAGACTTCTGGAGCCACACG
It includes:
- a CDS encoding electron transporter SenC; amino-acid sequence: MRFWKHWAGVGILTLALSACSPPPPPAATTSPATNQVAEAKAYSVTGIVREVKVDGKTVVIKHDEIPGYMQAMTMPFEVRNPELLKDVTSGDRVKFQLRVTEDDGWIDELEVISRENQVNAVAPEPGFRRVRDVEPLKVGDLMPDYPFTNELGKSFRLSDFRGKTLAFTFIFTRCPFPVFCPRMSEHFHQTYQQLRAQPDLLASTHFLSITFDTAYDTPQVLQTYARRYNYEPKHWSFATGALIDIDAITEQFGLAFSREGGTINFNHNLRTVVVNPAGRIQHVLIGNEWKPDELAEWIKKAARGDPPQPAETAAAN
- a CDS encoding DEAD/DEAH box helicase; amino-acid sequence: MARKTKPTATVPPATRSAASARYDAHHSVLSRTYGALADLRRELSDSKAAVAERSQILQDFATCADSQRAWLLLEDYFEKLSLSRKDFLGEDWWPRMLDDKGRPRLESVAYLFLKSKRSLPTELLSYANTERFAAIEAAEAEARILKQLEQWMAPAPPTHLDSPRAGLRVVGSLEPDPENPPLHHLRVQVLLSRSRSGEQPKSLAEITDLHSRSAHEQELFSQDDWVFIQWLAQLLGDKAPDQDSLLLSGRDLLLWLAQWGNSERIEFLKPQQFLRFTGELLRVAPEVLTHEGELFLGHRLALSGQQQFFSLTEAKFFVGQPLLALVGHSIYLIRNAPPPGLLQEWAERPMTPIRRLNHRILNQLRKEDGFSSEKWAAYCVSHRAKPQFMFELADDIIRLRLLARSERDGSQWQWNGHDWQEYQRKSVNGDKPEILDDPRLEAATYWLRRLDWFTPEPGLWVGDATEAFLSALAMTWMDRPREAEFLGNPPFQRLFLSPRKVKPKLIMKGSGIDWLAVSAEWEVEGMKLTRADLEQLQSATGRFIKLPDSGWLELDTDAVQAAHETMADLGLENLSPDEQRTALVNASQLDERTLIPFGDQPEVKKLRARLKDFSGIEPTDLPGLVKADLRPYQKDGYDFLCHVAELNLGAVLADDMGLGKTLQTLSWLAWLKAKNPKKHKPCLVICPASVLHNWRREAERFTPELKVLVLESGAARHSLRKQIPQHDLIVTNYSLLRRDLEGLQKFDFRALILDEAQYIKNPTAQVTLSVKQLQAEHKLALTGTPLENRLLDLWSIVDFVQPQYLGNQAQFAERYEPKGEGADFQQKIARRRLSARIRPIMLRRLKKQVAKDLPDRIEERRDCVLGDEQRKLYLAELRRSREQVFKTMAEKGLARSKIHVLAALTRLRQICCHPQLVGNASPSGKTETLLELLEPLLAEGQKVLIFSQFVQMLQLIETECRLREIPLHILTGETKQRQDVVNAFQNDPNASVFLLSLRAAGTGLNLTTASYVVLYDPWWNPAVEAQAIDRSHRIGQTRTVNAYRLIAPGTVEEKIWELQQRKAQTIADVLGEEGFARSLSTNDLEYLFSED
- a CDS encoding helix-turn-helix domain-containing protein; translation: MTFHSRNPAAPVGLFVDRLWLFSGGGFDHTRECVLPDGGADLVIQFEDTPRHRFDPANPRRRESVRRAWICGLLSRPTLIDVLPHATMMGAHFKPGGLAPFLLGPADELAGQLVEVDQLWTSEGTELRERLFECSMLARRFDILEEFLQKRLAKGMRFDPAVQATVLRLASAGPTPPIVELAKASGFSHKHFIRRFQQSVGLTPKTFARLQRFQFALAHMQNRRLPVDGAGLAAACGYFDQAHFIHDFQSFSGMTPSAYLRSPGADARFVPLTD
- a CDS encoding tetratricopeptide repeat protein encodes the protein MSFEFPSDAQVRASRTAAIMNMTTTAEIESQKNDMLERAVQLHQKGQFAEAVPLYFEALERRPENAAAWHLAGLACHQAGYPDQAENALIKAIEIDSWVADYHLHLAAVLGWQGRLADATTALRRAHKIDPTNTTVLFNLGNALVHAGDAQGGTEFYLKAREAEPNSPDIHLNLGAAYTSLGRDEEALHCFRQALSLDSTSSIAHSNAGLILLRQGNPRAALTHFRYAIALDSHNENARLGEARGLWSQGLLADVEQSLLRSLEALPASAQIASEWVSLLLKSNRAREAEESARRFASANPSEPAGFVNLSAALRQQGRYAEGAEAARQALLLNASCETARINLALTHLDAGDLDEAATQCGMVLNLNLTNGDAWFTLGSARHRAGKLDQASHAYEKACALMPSSVKAWSNLGAVRKDLGDPKRAIECFNRALALEPAYALARFNRGCAALSLGQWPEGWLDYEARWQVPGLLPAPRTVNAPRWNGEPLEGKTLLVQTEQGFGDTLQFIHYAQRAAQEGARVILEAPLELHSLLSSSAGLHQILSPADPLPDADYQCPLMSLPMVLGRELDFSRMVFPYLIGVGSDWKPPSPRQSKLRIGLVWVAIRRRRTTPNALWLGPKSPPSCESVMWNGSVSKPARTPPIQRAITSRESSPTGAAPFETFMTPRRPSFRSIC
- a CDS encoding MBL fold metallo-hydrolase; the protein is MIRPVNHASFVFRWNGKTVYNDPVGGASLYASFPRPDLILVSHGHGDHFDSATLNGVRVAETLIIAPAAVSSSLSPALRAQTIPLANGATTNVHGIQVEAVPAYNARHPKGAGNGYVVTVGGRRLYISGDTEDVAEMRALRNIEVAFVCMNLPFTMSVDRAASAVREFRPRMVYPYHHRDSDVNAFKRLVGTDAGVEVRLRAWY